AGCCGCGGCGGCGAATGCTTCCCAGACATCAAGCGAGGCATCGAATCAAGATCTCCCCGCTACCGCTACCGCTACGTCTGCTACAGCTACCGCTACTACAGCGACAGCGACAGGTGCAGGTGCAGGTGCAGGTGCAGGTGCAGCTTCAGACACAGGCACAGGCAAAGTCGCCAGTGCCAGTCCCAGTGCCAGTCCCAGTGCCACCACAGGCGTGCAAACCCTCGATGCCATGCAGGTCACCGGTGTGCGGCGTGCCAACGCGGCGGCGGTGGAAAGCAAGCGCGCGGCCACCAACATCACCGATGTGATCAGCGCAACCGACGTGCGGGCCTTGCCCGACAGCACCATCGTTGAAGCGCTGCGCCGTGTGCCTGGCTTATCCGTGTTGCCGGCCACCGATAACGAGCATCCGCGCGATGAAGCCGCCACGCCGGTGTTGCGTGGCCTGGGGCCGTCGTACAACAACGTCACCATCGATGGGCTCACCATCGCCTCGCCCGGCACGCCCAATGGCACGCTTGGCTCGATCACCCGCGGCGTGCGTCTGGATCTGCTGCCGGCGTCGATAGTCAGCGAGTTGCAGGTGGTCAAGACGTTCACCGCTGACCTCGATCCCAATGCCACCGGCGGTGCGATCAATCTCAAGACGCGCAGTGCGTTCGAGAACGGCGGCAAGCCGTTCTTCAGCGCCGAAGCCGCGCTGGGCCACGCCAACGACGTGGGCAAGCCGCGCGACCAGGACGACCCTGGGTATCGCTTGAATGCCACCGGCAGCCGCACCTTCGGCAGCGAACAGCAATACGGCTTCACGCTTTCGGCCAACTACCAGACGCTCAGTAGCTACACCGAAACCCACATGACCACCGACATGGTGCATTACGGGTTCTACGACAACAACGGTGTGCTGCAGACCGGCGCCGATCTCGGCAATGGCTGGGCGGTGCCGCAGCAGGATAAGTACTGGTACGTGCAGAACCAACGCGACCGCTATGGCGTCACCGGCAAGTTTGAAGCGCGCCCGAGTGCGGCCTTCGAGGCCTACGCCATGGCCGGCTACTACTATTTCAAGGACGACATGGAGCGCAACGAGGTCATCATCGACCCGCGCAACCGTGGCCAGGTGTTCAACCAGACCGCGACCTCAGGCAGCTATCCCGGTGGCGATATTGAGGTGGGGTACTCCAACCAGATCGTCACCACGCGCACCAAGGTGGCGCAGCTGGGCAGCATCTGGCGGCCCACCGATCGACAGCAGTTTTCTGCACGTGGTTCGTGGTCGGATGCGACTTATGACGAGCCGATCCGCATGATCAAGTACGCCACCGGCATCAATCGGCCGGCTGCGGTACCGGTGGGGCAGACCGGTAGCGGCGTGACCGTCAATGCCACACCCAACTATGCGTTCAATTACGACACCTCCGGCTTTGACCAGCGCTTCGGGGTGTCGCCGCAGGCCTACAACAATCTGGATAACTACAGCCTGTCGTACTGGCGGCCGGACTATAAACGCACCGCCGCCGATCGCATTCTCACCGGGCGGCTTGATTACGGCTTCAATCAAGGCGAAAGCGATCAGGGCATCGGCTTTGCCGCGGGCGTTTCATACACCACCGACAAGCCGTCTTACGACATCTTTCGCGTGGAGTACCAGCCCAACACCAGCGTACCGACGTTCGGCCTGGCCGATGTTGCGGGCACTGGCAGGGCGCCGATGCGCTATGCCGGTCTGAACCTGATCACCATCGATCCGGACAAGGCCAACCGCGTGCTGGCGGCAACGCCGTTGAGCGCGTTCAACAGCACCGACCAGCAGGCTTTCAGCAACCAGGACAACTTCACCCATACCGAAAAGACCTTCGGCAGCTACGGGTTGGTGAGTTACCGCAGTGAGCGTCTCAACGTGCAGGCCGGCCTGCACTTGGACAGCACCAAGCTCAACACCGTAGGCCGCCAGCGCCAGCTGGACACCGCCAGCAACCGCTACGTGTATGTCGATAACCCCACCAATGCGGATTACGACTATCTGCTGCCTTCGGCGATCATGACGTACCACCTGACCGACGCACTGGACCTGCGCGTCGGCGCCAGCCGCACACTTGGCCGCCCGCCGTACGATGCGTACGCAGCCCGCACCTCGATCGGCTTCGTCAACACCACCGACGCCGGCAACCCGAGCGCGCAGGGCGTCACCGTCACCATCGGCAACCCCGACATCAAGCCGCGCGTGTCCAACAACCTGGATCTGTCGCTGGAATGGCGGCTGCCGGGCGACTTCGATGCCTTCGCCTCCACTGCCGTGTTCGACAAGCGTATCCAGGACGAGATCTTTACGCTCTCGCGCACCGATAGCTTTACCTTCGATGGCACCACCTACGCCAATGCGTTGATCAGTACGCCGGCCAATGCTGCGAAGGCGCGTATTCGCGGGGTGGAATTCAACGGCATCGTCAACACGCTGGCGCCGATTGCACCGTGGCTCAGCGGCGTGGGCTTCAGTGCGAACTTTGCGCTGCTCGATGGCAGCCTGGACGTACCGTATAGCGTTGGCAGCGGCAGCACCGTCAGCCAGCGCGAGCGCAAGCTCGACAACCTGGTCGGCCAGCCGGACTACACCGCCAACGCCACGCTGTTCTACAACACCGGCGGCCTGGAATTGCGCGCCGCCTACAACCGGCAGGGCAAGGCCTTGCGTGCGATCGTCAGCAACATCGACTGGCAGGATCTGTACTGGTCGCCGCGTTCGCAGCTGGATTTCACCGCGACGTATGCGGTCAGCAAGCAGCTCAGCCTGATCGGCCAGGTCAGCAACCTCACCCACAGCCGCATCAGCAGCGTGACCGGCCCGGGGCAGAACCTGCTCAAGGACAGTTACTCGGTGCCCAGCACCTATTGGGTGGGCCTGCGCTTTACGCCCTCGCTCTAGACAACCATGGCCGCGCAGTGTGCGGCCATCCAAGCACATGCAACGCGATGCAGCCGCCTGGCGGATGCGTCGCGTTGCCCACGCATTCAAGCGGAGCCGTACGATGACCTTGCAGTCTGTTGCTTCTTTTGCCGCGCTGCTGTGCGCAGCCATTGCCGCCGATGCGACTGCCGCGCCGGTGGGGGTTGCCGCAATCCAGGCACGGCTGACCAATCCCGACGGCGGCATCGTGGTGGTGGCGCATCGCGGCTGCCACGCCGCGGCGCCCGACCATGGATTCAACGACACCGCGCCGGAGAATTCGTTGGCGGCCTTGCAACGCTGTATTGCCATCGGCGCGGACGTGATGGAAACCGACGTGCGCCGCGCCGCAGACGGCACCCTGGTGATGCTGCACGACGCCACCGTGGACCGCACCACTGATGGCACCGGCAAGCTGTCCGAGCTCACGCTGGCCGATCTGCAGAAGCTGCGGCTGCGCACCGACGAGGGTGGGGCACAGGCGCCGCTCACCGACCAGCGCGTGGTCACGCTGGAGCAGATGCTGGCCGCCTCCAAGGGCCACATCCTGCTGAACCTAGACGTCAAGGATGCGATCTATGTGCAGGTGGTCGACGCGGTCACGCGCGCGGGCATGCAGCACCAGGTGATCGTCAAGGCCGAAGCCGGGATCGCCACGCCGCCGCTGGCAGCGATGCAGCCGTTCGACCGCGTGTACTTCTTCCCGATCCTGATCAATGCGCACGGCAGCGCCGATCTTGCGGCCATTGCAACGGCGCAGACACGCAACGCGCATCCGGTCGCGTTCGAACTGCCCAAGATGGCGGCCGCACAATTGCCCGCACTGGCCAAGGTGGGCAAGGCGCACCAGGTGCGCCTGATGGTGAACTCGCTGTGGGACGGCTTCATCGCCGGGTACGGCGGCGATGCCGATGCCGAGCGCGACCCGGACAAGGTCTGGGGCCGCATGCACCGCGACGGCATCTCCATCATCCAGACCGATGCGCCGGAAGCTTTGCTGCGCTATCGCGCGACGCTGGAGACGCGTTGAGCGCCGCGTTACCTCGCTGCACGCAGCAGGCTTGCGACGGATGCGCACTGTCGCCGCGCAGCATGACCCATGGCACTGCGGGGACCCCGCCGCCGCTATAGTCAGGCGTTGTTTGCACGCAAGGATGTCTGCATGCCGCTCGATACACGCCTGCGCAAATTCAGTCCGCATGTCGTCTGGTTGGTGGTGCTGCTGATCGCGCTGCAGGTGCGCGACGTGGCCAAGGCGGTTGGTTTGCCCATCCCGAAAATTCCCGTGCCCCATGGCGGCGGGATTGCCGACAATTTTCTCAGCGTGGTGGTCGTGTTGGTCGCAGCGGCCTTGCTGCGTCCTGGTACGCCAGGCGAGATTGCAGCGCGTCTGGGGCTGCGTTGGAACGGTTTGCGCGGCCCGGCGCTGACGCTGTTGGCCACACTGCCGTGCTGGCTTGGGCTGTGGACGCAATCCACCTCGGTCGGCACCGGCGATCTGCTTGGCCTGCTGTGGCTGGCGCTGCTGTTTCCGTTGGCCGAAGAAATCGTCTTTCGTGGTTTCGGCTTTGTCTTTGCCTACCGCGCGCTGGCCTGGCGTCCGGCGATCGCCGCGCTGGTGCAGGCGGTTGTGTTCGGCGGCGTGCATTGGCTCGGGGCAGGCGGCGGAGGCGGCGACGCCTTATTGATCTTCGCCATCACCGGCATCGGCGCGCTGCTGTTTGCCATTGTGGACGCGCAGGACGGTTACACGATCTGGAGCGGCTGGGTGCTGCATGTCTCGCTCAATGCGGCCTGGACGGTCTTCGCGGTGTCCGATTCGGCCGCCAGTGGCTGGCTCGGCATGGCATTGCGGCTATCTGCCGTATTCCTGGCGATGGGATTGCTGCGGCTGTTTGTAACGCCGCCTCGCCCGCTGCGTGCGGACGTTACAAGCTAGCGCGTTCGTCATTACGTCAATCAGGAGTGCGCAGGTGAGCTGCTCACCCGATGCGCGGTGCGCAAGAGTGGCCGAAATGTGTTTTGCCCTGCATGCTTCGCAGGATGGATGAACAGCAGCAAGCGCAGGCAAGCACCGAGAGGACGCAGGAACGCGTCGCTGGCACCGATGATGTGGCCCAACGCGGCCACCGCCGCTGGTTGACGTGGCTGCGCTGGAGCGCCGTGGCACTGTTGTCTGCCGTGCTGTTGCTGGACCTGGCTTTTCCGCTACCGCTGCCGAAGTCGCGCGATACCTCCACCCTGGTGGTGGCGCGTGATGGCACGCCGCTGCGCGCGTTTGCCGATGCGCAAGGCGTGTGGCGTTACCCGGCCACGCCGCAGAGCGTGTCGCCGCTGTACCTGCAGGCGCTGTTGAACTACGAGGACCGCTGGTTCTGGCACCACCCGGGCGTGAACCCGTGGGGGCTGCTGCGCGCGGGCGAGCAGTGGATCGGCAGCGGGCGCATCGTCTCCGGCGGTTCGACGCTGACCATGCAGGTGGCGCGCATTCTCGACCCGCACACGCGCACGCCCTGGGGCAAGGCCAAGCAGTTGCTGCGCGCGCTGCAATTGGAAGCGCACCTCAGCAAGCAGCAGATCCTGGCGCTGTATCTGGAGCGCGCGCCGTACGGCGGCACCATCGAGGGCGTGGAAGCGGCCAGCTGGGCCTACCTGGGCAAGCCGGCCACCGCGTTGTCGCAGGCCGAAGCGGCGTTGCTGGCGGTGCTGCCGCAGTCGCCGAGCCGGCTGCGCCCGGATAGCCACCCGGAAGCGGCGCAACGGGCGCGCGACAAAGTGCTCGACCGCATGGTGGAACTGGGCGTGTGGTCGCGCGCACAGGTGGACGATGCCCGCTTCGAACCGGTGGTGACGCGCTCACTCAAACCACCGTTGCATGCCGCGCTGTTGGCGCAGCGCCTGCACAGCGCGCAACCACGCGCCGCGCGCATCGTCACCACGCTCGACGTGGAGCTGCAGCGCACGCTGGAAGAACGCGTCGCCACATATTTTTCGCAGTTGCCCGAACGCACCTCGGCCGCTTTGCTGGTGGTGGACAACGCCAGCATGGAGGCGCGCGCATACGTGGGCTCGGCCAGCTTTGGCGACCGCAAGCGGTTGGGCCATGTGGACATGGTGCAGGCCTGGCGCTCGCCCGGTTCCACGCTCAAGCCTTTCCTGTATGGCATGGCGCTGGACGATGGCGTGATCCATTCGGAAAGCCTGCTGGTGGATGCGCCGCAGAGCTTCGGCAATTATCGCCCCGGCAATTTCGATGCGGCCTTCAACGGCCCGGTGGCCGCAGCCACGGCATTGCGGCTGTCGTTGAACGTGCCGGCCGTGGATTTGCTGGATCGCATCGGCCCGGCGCGCTTTGCCGCGCGCTTGTCCAACGCCGGCATTGCGCTGCGCTTTGCACATGGCAGCACGCCGAACCTGGCCTTGATCCTGGGCGGCACCGGTGCGCAGTTGCAGGAGTTGGTGGGTGCGTTCGCGGCCCTGCAGCGTGGTGGCATTGCCGGGCATGTGCGCTATACGCCGGATGATCCGCGCATCGATCGGCGGCTGATGTCGCCGGGCGCGGCGTGGATCGTGCGCGAGATCCTGCAAAGCAATCCGCGCCCCGGGTATGCCAGCGGCACCTTCGACACCACCGCGCGCCCGGGCGTGGCGTGGAAGACCGGCACCAGCTACGGCTACCGCGATGCCTGGGCGATTGGCGGGACGCGCCGCTACACGGTCGGTGTGTGGGTCGGCCGACCGGATGGCACGCCGTTGCCGGGGCAGTACGGCGCAGTCACCGCGCTACCGCTGATGTTCGAGGTGATCGATGCCTTGCCGCGCGCGGCCGGCGACAGCGCCCCGATGCCGATGCCGGCCAGCGTGCAGGCGCTGGAGATCTGCTGGCCGCTGGGCACTGCCGCCGCGCAGACGCCGCCAAACTTGTGCGCGCGCCGCCACGAGGCCTTCGTACTCGACGGCGCGGTGCCGCCCACCTTCGCCGAACGCGATGCGCGGCTGTGGCAGAGCGGGCAACTGCAGTACGAGGTGGACGCCCGCAGCGGCCAGCGGCTCTCGCAGGAATGCACCCAGCCGCATCCGCGCGCCGCACGCAGCCTGGCGCGCTGGCCGGCGCTGGTATCACCCTGGCTCACCGCTGCCGAGCGTGCCGCCGCACAGCTGCCGCCACTGGCCGCCGATTGCCTGCCCGACGGCCGCATGACCGGCGGTGGCGTGCTGCGCATCGACGGCCTGACCGATCGCGCCACGCTGGCCCGCGCCAACGACACCGCACGCCCGGTACGCCTGCAATTGCGCGCGCTTGGCAGCGAAGCGCGCATCGACTGGCTGCTGGACGGCCGCTGGATTGCCCAGACCGCCGGGCGCCAGGGATTCCAGCGTGATTTTGCGGAAGTGGGCACGCACACCCTGACCGCGATGGCCAGCGACGGCGCCTGGACCCAGGTGCGTTTTCGCGTCTTGCGTTGAGCACGATGCTGCAGCGCGTGTGTAGGAGCCCTTGGGCGCGATGGCTTTCCCGGTAACGCCCATCGCGCCCAAGGGCGCTCCTACGAGATTAGGGCTGCCGGTGTCGCTGATGGGAGACGTGCTGCCCATCCAGTCATCCGCCACGGCCAAAGCAAACTGTTTCTCCCAGCGCCGCATGCATCTACAGAGGCAGCGACCGCTTTTGTAGGAGCGCGCTTGGGCGCGATGGGCTTTCCCGGTAACGCCTATCGCGCCCAAGGGCGCTCCTACGAGATTAGGGCTGCTTGTGTGGCCGATGGAAGAAGCCTCGCCCATCCAGTCATCCGCCACGGCCAAAGCAAAAACTGTTTCTTCCAGCGCCGCACGCATCTGCAGACGCAGCCGCGGCTTTTGTAGGAGCGCCCTTGGGCGCGATGGGCTTTCCCGGTAACGCCCATCGCGCCCAAGGGCGCTCCTACGAATGATGGTCGCCTGTGTGGTCGATGCAAGAAGCGCTGCCCATCGTGTTAGCCACGCCGGGCCACAAGTTCATCGATGCGGGAAAAAAAACAGGGCGCCATAGGCGCCCTGTTGTCTCTGCATCACGTGAAGCACGCTATCGGCGCATCAGCTCCGATACGCCAAAACTCACTCGCCAATCCAGCCTTCCAGCATGTCGGCGAACTCGTCGGCGTGCTCTTCTTCCTGGGCCAGGATGCTTTCCAGGATGCGCTTGGTGGTGGTGTCCTTGTC
The nucleotide sequence above comes from Xanthomonas campestris pv. campestris str. ATCC 33913. Encoded proteins:
- a CDS encoding glycerophosphodiester phosphodiesterase family protein, which gives rise to MTLQSVASFAALLCAAIAADATAAPVGVAAIQARLTNPDGGIVVVAHRGCHAAAPDHGFNDTAPENSLAALQRCIAIGADVMETDVRRAADGTLVMLHDATVDRTTDGTGKLSELTLADLQKLRLRTDEGGAQAPLTDQRVVTLEQMLAASKGHILLNLDVKDAIYVQVVDAVTRAGMQHQVIVKAEAGIATPPLAAMQPFDRVYFFPILINAHGSADLAAIATAQTRNAHPVAFELPKMAAAQLPALAKVGKAHQVRLMVNSLWDGFIAGYGGDADAERDPDKVWGRMHRDGISIIQTDAPEALLRYRATLETR
- a CDS encoding TonB-dependent receptor is translated as MQRSDSYRVHLSVLALAIAACSSGVQAQALDASNAAGQRSPISPAATPADASGDAGDAETPAAAANASQTSSEASNQDLPATATATSATATATTATATGAGAGAGAGAASDTGTGKVASASPSASPSATTGVQTLDAMQVTGVRRANAAAVESKRAATNITDVISATDVRALPDSTIVEALRRVPGLSVLPATDNEHPRDEAATPVLRGLGPSYNNVTIDGLTIASPGTPNGTLGSITRGVRLDLLPASIVSELQVVKTFTADLDPNATGGAINLKTRSAFENGGKPFFSAEAALGHANDVGKPRDQDDPGYRLNATGSRTFGSEQQYGFTLSANYQTLSSYTETHMTTDMVHYGFYDNNGVLQTGADLGNGWAVPQQDKYWYVQNQRDRYGVTGKFEARPSAAFEAYAMAGYYYFKDDMERNEVIIDPRNRGQVFNQTATSGSYPGGDIEVGYSNQIVTTRTKVAQLGSIWRPTDRQQFSARGSWSDATYDEPIRMIKYATGINRPAAVPVGQTGSGVTVNATPNYAFNYDTSGFDQRFGVSPQAYNNLDNYSLSYWRPDYKRTAADRILTGRLDYGFNQGESDQGIGFAAGVSYTTDKPSYDIFRVEYQPNTSVPTFGLADVAGTGRAPMRYAGLNLITIDPDKANRVLAATPLSAFNSTDQQAFSNQDNFTHTEKTFGSYGLVSYRSERLNVQAGLHLDSTKLNTVGRQRQLDTASNRYVYVDNPTNADYDYLLPSAIMTYHLTDALDLRVGASRTLGRPPYDAYAARTSIGFVNTTDAGNPSAQGVTVTIGNPDIKPRVSNNLDLSLEWRLPGDFDAFASTAVFDKRIQDEIFTLSRTDSFTFDGTTYANALISTPANAAKARIRGVEFNGIVNTLAPIAPWLSGVGFSANFALLDGSLDVPYSVGSGSTVSQRERKLDNLVGQPDYTANATLFYNTGGLELRAAYNRQGKALRAIVSNIDWQDLYWSPRSQLDFTATYAVSKQLSLIGQVSNLTHSRISSVTGPGQNLLKDSYSVPSTYWVGLRFTPSL
- the pbpC gene encoding penicillin-binding protein 1C translates to MDEQQQAQASTERTQERVAGTDDVAQRGHRRWLTWLRWSAVALLSAVLLLDLAFPLPLPKSRDTSTLVVARDGTPLRAFADAQGVWRYPATPQSVSPLYLQALLNYEDRWFWHHPGVNPWGLLRAGEQWIGSGRIVSGGSTLTMQVARILDPHTRTPWGKAKQLLRALQLEAHLSKQQILALYLERAPYGGTIEGVEAASWAYLGKPATALSQAEAALLAVLPQSPSRLRPDSHPEAAQRARDKVLDRMVELGVWSRAQVDDARFEPVVTRSLKPPLHAALLAQRLHSAQPRAARIVTTLDVELQRTLEERVATYFSQLPERTSAALLVVDNASMEARAYVGSASFGDRKRLGHVDMVQAWRSPGSTLKPFLYGMALDDGVIHSESLLVDAPQSFGNYRPGNFDAAFNGPVAAATALRLSLNVPAVDLLDRIGPARFAARLSNAGIALRFAHGSTPNLALILGGTGAQLQELVGAFAALQRGGIAGHVRYTPDDPRIDRRLMSPGAAWIVREILQSNPRPGYASGTFDTTARPGVAWKTGTSYGYRDAWAIGGTRRYTVGVWVGRPDGTPLPGQYGAVTALPLMFEVIDALPRAAGDSAPMPMPASVQALEICWPLGTAAAQTPPNLCARRHEAFVLDGAVPPTFAERDARLWQSGQLQYEVDARSGQRLSQECTQPHPRAARSLARWPALVSPWLTAAERAAAQLPPLAADCLPDGRMTGGGVLRIDGLTDRATLARANDTARPVRLQLRALGSEARIDWLLDGRWIAQTAGRQGFQRDFAEVGTHTLTAMASDGAWTQVRFRVLR
- a CDS encoding CPBP family glutamic-type intramembrane protease, whose protein sequence is MALRGPRRRYSQALFARKDVCMPLDTRLRKFSPHVVWLVVLLIALQVRDVAKAVGLPIPKIPVPHGGGIADNFLSVVVVLVAAALLRPGTPGEIAARLGLRWNGLRGPALTLLATLPCWLGLWTQSTSVGTGDLLGLLWLALLFPLAEEIVFRGFGFVFAYRALAWRPAIAALVQAVVFGGVHWLGAGGGGGDALLIFAITGIGALLFAIVDAQDGYTIWSGWVLHVSLNAAWTVFAVSDSAASGWLGMALRLSAVFLAMGLLRLFVTPPRPLRADVTS